A genomic stretch from Gopherus flavomarginatus isolate rGopFla2 chromosome 3, rGopFla2.mat.asm, whole genome shotgun sequence includes:
- the LIPG gene encoding endothelial lipase, producing the protein MRNSAFLLCIGIACCTAARDPAPVAKEELLKDDTVAELLKKEEELAQAQKLQVKFNLRSSTLPRDEGCFLSIGQDKCLEDCKFNLTAKTFFIIHGWTMSGMFENWLESLVAALQKREKDANVVVVDWLGLAHQLYTDAVNNTKVVGKAVARVLNWLQEKQNLQLKNVHLIGYSLGAHVAGYAGNYAHGTIGRITGLDPAGPMFEGADPHRRLSPDDADFVDVLHTFTKETLGLSIGIQMPVGHIDVYPNGGDFQPGCGLSDVLGAIAYGNIGNVIRCEHERAVHLFVDSLVNQDKQSFAFQCTDSSRFKKGICLSCRKNRCNSIGYNAKKMRNKRNSKMYLKTRADMPYRVYHYQMKMHIFSYKSLGETEPTFSVTLHGTNGESQPLSLEILEQIGLNSTSPFLVYTEEDIGDLLRIKLTWEGSSQSWYSLWRELKSYWFQPDKSSKELHIRRIRVKSGETQQKLTFCAEDLQLTNISPGKDLWFVKCRNGWPKKTEQALSLDQL; encoded by the exons ATGAGAAACTCTGCTTTCCTGCTGTGCATTGGAATTGCATGTTGCACTGCAGCGAGGGACCCCGCACCGGTTGCAAAGGAAGAACTGCTGAAAG ATGACACTGTTGCTGAGCTGCTGAAGAAAGAAGAAGAACTTGCACAGGCTCAGAAGCTACAAGTGAAGTTTAATCTTCGCTCCTCCACACTTCCAAGGGATGAAGGCTGCTTTCTCTCCATAGGCCAAGACAAATGTTTAGAGGACTGCAAATTCAATTTGACAGCTAAAACCTTCTTTATTATTCATGGATGGACA ATGAGTGGCATGTTTGAAAACTGGCTGGAAAGCCTGGTAGCCGCTCTTCAGAAGAGAGAGAAGGATGCTAACGTGGTGGTGGTGGACTGGCTTGGACTTGCCCATCAGCTCTATACTGATGCTGTGAACAACACAAAGGTGGTTGGAAAGGCCGTTGCAAGGGTGCTCAACTGGTTACAG GAAAAGCAGAACCTCCAGCTTAAGAATGTCCACTTAATTGGGTACAGTCTTGGTGCCCATGTTGCTGGATATGCTGGTAACTATGCACACGGAACAATAGGCAGAATTACAG GCTTGGATCCAGCGGGCCCTATGTTTGAAGGAGCTGATCCTCACAGACGTCTCTCCCCTGATGATGCAGACTTTGTGGACGTTCTTCATACATTTACAAAGGAAACACTGGGTCTCAGCATTGGGATCCAGATGCCTGTGGGTCACATTGACGTCTATCCCAACGGGGGAGATTTCCAGCCTGGTTGTGGATTAAGTGATGTTTTGGGAGCAATCGCATATGGGA ATATTGGGAATGTCATTAGATGTGAACATGAGCGAGCTGTACACCTCTTTGTGGACTCCCTTGTGAACCAAGATAAGCAGAGCTTCGCCTTTCAGTGCACCGACTCCAGCCGTTTCAAGAAGGGAATCTGCCTGAGCTGCCGAAAGAACCGCTGCAACAGCATTGGTTACAATGCCAAGAAAATGAGGAACAAAAGGAACAGCAAGATGTACTTAAAAACCAGAGCTGATATGCCTTACAGag TTTACCATTATCAGATGAAAATGCATATCTTCAGCTACAAAAGCTTAGGAGAAACAGAACCCACCTTCTCAGTTACCCTTCATGGTACCAATGGCGAGTCTCAACCCCTCTCTCTGGAAAT ACTTGAGCAAATTGGCCTGAATTCTACTAGCCCCTTCCTGGTCTATACTGAAGAAGACATTGGTGACCTCTTAAGGATCAAGCTCACCTGGGAAGGATCATCTCAGTCTTGGTACAGTCTGTGGAGAGAGCTCAAAAGTTACTGGTTTCAACCTGATAAATCTTCCAAGGAGCTGCATATCAGACGTATACGTGTGAAGTCTGGGGAAACTCAACAGAA GTTAACTTTCTGTGCAGAGGATCTTCAGCTGACCAACATATCTCCTGGTAAAGATCTCTGGTTTGTGAAATGTAGAAATGGATGGCCAAAAAAAACCGAACAAG